The following proteins are encoded in a genomic region of Periophthalmus magnuspinnatus isolate fPerMag1 chromosome 21, fPerMag1.2.pri, whole genome shotgun sequence:
- the LOC117389286 gene encoding transmembrane protein 50B, whose translation MAGFLDNFRWPECECMDWGERRNTVASIGAGVLFFSGWWIMIDAAVTYPSQEQMNHAFHTCGVFSTIAFFMINAVSNGQVRGDTYGEGCLGRTGARLWLFLGFMMMFGSLIASIWILFGAYVVPKKEVAPGLAVFFQNAFIFFSTLIYKFGRTEDLWG comes from the exons ATGGCGGGCTTCCTGGATAACTTCCGCTGGCCTGAGTGCGAGTGCATGGactggggagagaggaggaacactGTGGCCTCCATTGGAGCAGGGGTCCTG TTCTTTAGTGGTTGGTGGATCATGATCGATGCAGCGGTCACATACCCGAGTCAGGAGCAGATGAACCACGCCTTCCACACATGTGGAGTCTTCTCCACCATTGCCTTCTTCAT GATCAACGCTGTGTCCAATGGACAGGTGCGAGGGGACACCTATGGAGAGGGCTGCTTGGGGCGCACCG GGGCGCGACTGTGGCTATTCCTGGGCTTCATGATGATGTTCGGCTCCCTCATTGCCTCCATCTGGATCCTGTTTGGGGCTTATGTTGTTCCAA AGAAGGAGGTGGCTCCAGGACTGGCTGTGTTCTTTCAAAACGCCTTCATCTTTTTCAG